A single region of the Triticum dicoccoides isolate Atlit2015 ecotype Zavitan chromosome 2B, WEW_v2.0, whole genome shotgun sequence genome encodes:
- the LOC119364400 gene encoding putative F-box/LRR-repeat protein 23 encodes MAAAAPSPSRNRPEGPPSEEEAARDWAGLPWDALLAVLHRLDHVDVLMGAGLVCSPWRCAARNEPELWRRVEVRSHADRPTHVAAPSRARRHSSAVLCGLARAAVKRAAGQCEAFCGEGAVDDSVLSLLADVAPSLKSLRIISGDRIVDERLRLTITNFALLEELELSLCTDVYPGTCEAVGSACPLLKRFRLSKNQFCKWNTKNIDQEAMAIATMGGLRSLQLFANPLSDDGLAAILDGCPRLESLDIRHCFNVGMGAAAIRARCPGIETLRLPGDSTMDYDLKFSHPDMTPWNTQDEHHCDWHELVYFSSW; translated from the exons ATGGCCGCGGCCGCGCCCTCGCCCTCCCGCAACCGTCCCGAGGGACCTccctcggaggaggaggcggcgagggaCTGGGCGGGGCTGCCGTGGGACGCGCTGCTGGCCGTGCTCCACAGGCTGGACCACGTCGACGTCCTCATGGGCGCCGGCCTGGTGTGCAGCCCCTGGCGCTGCGCGGCGCGGAACGAGCCGGAGCTGTGGCGCCGCGTCGAGGTGCGCTCCCACGCCGACCGCCCCACTCACGTCGCAGCGCCCTCCCGCGCCAGACGCCACTCCTCCGCCGTCCTCTGTGGGCTGGCGCGCGCCGCCGTGAAGCGCGCCGCGGGGCAGTGCGAGGCCTTCTGCGGCGAGGGCGCTGTGGACGACAGCGTCCTCTCCCTCCTCGCCGACGT GGCGCCTTCGCTGAAGAGCCTCCGGATCATCTCCGGTGACAGGATCGTCGACGAGAGGCTCAGGCTCACCATCACGAACTTCGCCCTTCTGGAGGAGCTGGAGCTCTCGCTTTGCACCGACGTCTACCCAGGGACGTGCGAGGCCGTCGGCAGCGCCTGCCCTCTCCTCAAGCGCTTCCGTCTGAGCAAGAATCAGTTCTGCAAGTGGAACACCAAGAACATCGACCAGGAGGCCATGGCCATCGCCACCATGGGCGGGCTGCGGTCGCTTCAGCTCTTCGCCAACCCTCTCAGCGACGACGGGCTGGCGGCCATCCTTGACGGATGCCCGCGCCTCGAATCTCTCGACATCCGCCACTGCTTCAACGTTGGGATGGGCGCTGCTGCGATCCGAGCACGGTGTCCTGGGATCGAGACGCTGAGGCTCCCGGGTGACTCGACGATGGATTACGATCTGAAGTTCTCTCACCCGGATATGACCCCGTGGAACACCCAGGACGAGCATCACTGTGATTGGCACGAGTTGGTCTATTTCAGTTCATGGTAG
- the LOC119364401 gene encoding 3-oxoacyl-[acyl-carrier-protein] synthase I, chloroplastic, with translation MHAHAPHALGLRVPPPVFPRHRARPRRRPAAAVRATSAAPQRETDPRKRVVITGMGLASVFGNDVDTFYDRLLAGESGVGPIDRFDASSFPTRFAGQIRGFSSEGYIDGKNDRRLDDCIRYCILSGKKALESAGIGAGSDAHGKLDVGRAGILVGSGMGGLSVFSDGVQNLIEKGYRKISPFFIPYAITNMGSALLAMDVGFMGPNYSISTACATSNYCFYAAANHIRRGEADIIVAGGTEAAIIPIGLGGFVACRALSQRNDDPITASRPWDKERDGFVMGEGAGVLVMESLEHAMKRDAPIIAEYLGGAVNCDAYHMTDPRSDGLGVSSCITMSLRDAGVAPEEVNYINAHATSTLAGDLAEVRAIKQVFKNPSEIKINSTKSMIGHCLGAAGGLEAIATIKSITTGWVHPTVNQFNPEPEVDFDTVANEKKQHEVNVAISNSFGFGGHNSVVVFAPFKP, from the exons ATGCACGCCCACGCCCCCCACGCCCTCGGGCTCCGCGTCCCTCCTCCCGTGTTCCCCCGCCACCGCGCTCGCCCGCGCCGGCGCCCCGCCGCGGCCGTCCGCGCCACCTCGGCGGCGCCGCAGAGAGAGACGGACCCCAGGAAGCGGGTGGTGATCACGGGGATGGGGCTGGCGTCGGTGTTCGGGAACGACGTGGACACATTCTACGACCGGCTCCTGGCCGGGGAGAGCGGCGTCGGGCCCATCGACCGGTTCGACGCCAGCAGTTTCCCCACGAGGTTCGCCGGGCAGATACGGGGGTTCTCGTCGGAGGGGTACATCGACGGCAAGAACGACCGGAGGCTTGACGACTGCATCCGATACTGCATCCTCAGCGGCAAGAAGGCGCTCGAGAGCGCCGGGATCGGCGCAGGCTCCGACGCGCACGGCAAG CTTGATGTGGGGCGGGCTGGTATTCTTGTGGGTTCTGGCATGGGTGGCCTTTCAGTATTCTCCGATGGTGTTCAGAATCTTATCGAGAAGGGATACAGAAAAATTTCACCTTTCTTTATCCCGTATGCTATAACTAACATGGGTTCAGCCTTGCTTGCCATGGATGTTGGTTTCATGGGCCCCAACTACTCAATTTCAACTGCGTGTGCAACCTCCAACTACTGCTTTTATGCTGCCGCAAACCATATTCGTCGTGGTGAGGCTGATATCATCGTCGCTGGTGGAACTGAAGCTGCCATCATTCCAATCGGCCTTGGAGGTTTTGTAGCATGTAGAGCACTATCACAAAGGAACGATGACCCAATAACTGCATCTAGGCCATGGGATAAAGAGCGAGATGGCTTTGTTATGGGTGAAGGTGCCGGTGTACTG GTTATGGAGAGCCTGGAGCACGCAATGAAGCGTGATGCACCAATAATTGCTGAATACTTGGGAGGTGCAGTCAACTGTGATGCTTACCATATGACTGATCCTCGATCAGATGGACTGGGTGTATCATCCTGTATTACAATGAGCCTCAGAGATGCAGGTGTTGCACCAGAGGAG GTGAACTACATCAATGCACACGCAACTTCGACACTTGCTGGTGACTTGGCTGAAGTAAGAGCCATTAAGCAAGTTTTCAAGAATCCATCTGAGATCAAGATCAATTCTACAAAG TCCATGATAGGCCATTGCCTGGGTGCAGCAGGTGGGTTAGAAGCTATCGCCACTATCAAGTCCATAACTACTGGATGGGTGCATCCTACCGTTAACCAATTT AACCCAGAGCCTGAAGTTGATTTTGATACAGTAGCTAACGAAAAGAAGCAGCATGAAGTGAATGTTG CTATTTCTAACTCATTTGGATTTGGAGGGCACAATTCGGTGGTGGTATTCGCGCCATTCAAGCCGTGA